Part of the Catharus ustulatus isolate bCatUst1 chromosome 18, bCatUst1.pri.v2, whole genome shotgun sequence genome is shown below.
taGCACTGAGGGTCCCCCTGTTTGCTCTGGTCCCCTCCAGTTactccctttccttctctgaggtttgtcctgctctgctccattaTCCATCAGTTCTTGTTTACATCCTGCTGAAGATCCAGACAATCTTTTTTACAATTTTCACAGGGCCTTGGCCAGCTGATTCCAGAGATAATCACACAGATAACCCAGCTCCCTGGGGCACAGTGTGAACATTGATGTAAAACTACTAAGGCAGCAAGATGCAGCAGTGTCACTCACTGTTATAAATGTTTCTGAGGACTGTCAGTTCCTTTTTTAAGGAGTCTCTGTGCAGTAGCTTTATGGAGTGGATTCTGTCATCTGTGTTCTCTGTTACCCTTGAAGTAACCTCTAAAGCATCTCTGTAATTCTACCAGCAGGCATCTTCCAGAGTCTacttaaatatttctcattGTTATTGTTCTcaggctcagcagctcctgactGTCCTTAGTTTGTgttctgtgttctttttttaaccAGGGATGTCAGAGAGAGAGCGGCAAGTCATGAAGAAGCTGAAGGAAGTGGTAGATAAACAGAGGGATGAAATCAGGGCAAAGGACCGGGAACTCGGACTTAAAAATGAGGATGTAGAGGCTGTAAGTGGCTCTTGCTCTTCctgcttctcttccttctctcccacaCTTCCATAGCCTGGTTTTGAGTTTGGAGTTAATATAGAAAGTGTCAACAGTGCTGGATTAATagtcctgcagctgcagtgtccagcagagctgtggagtGTCCAGAGTGCTCAGGCTTCAGTGCAGTGCCACACCAGGGATGCAGTGTGGTCACCTCTGAGTGAGAAGGGCACTGCTCAGCCCAGGCCACCCCTGCCAGCAGTGACTTGTGCAGGGCTTAGCCTCAGATGAGTCACAGACTCCACTGTGACTCCAGGCATGACATGAGATTTGGCACTTTCTGTGGAGTGACCTCCTTACCCACATTTTGCTTCCCTTTCCTCACACTGCCTCATGTCCTTGGGCCATGGGACTTTCCTGGTGCTGTTAAGGCCAGGCCTAAGGGATCTCTGTTCTGTCCAAGTCCCTCTGGCAGGTGCTGCAGCCTTttgagctggggctgtccacACACACCCAGCAGGTCACATCCTGCCTTGGAGACAGCCTTGGAGCTTAAAGCAAAGTTCTTACAAACTGAACACTAAGGATTCCTGTCTTGTCTTTCTTCTCCCCTGGGTTAAGATTTGATTCAGAATCCCATAAGCCACCCTATCCTTGAACTAATATCAGAAATGATGGATTTGCTTTTATCAGAACAACTCCCTGTGCTAGGGGAATTTACTCTAGAAATCAATTAAATTTGGGTGACTGAAATTGTAGCAGAtaattagatattagaaaaattaatctgGGGGTGATGAGGGGGAGGAATTTTTCAGATTAAATGCAACAGGAACCCATTGCTTTAAGATGATGTTTGGGACTGGGCCACCGTGGCTCATGGCTGAATGGACACTCCTGGATGTTTtgcagcttcagcagcagcagaacaggttGATGAAGATTAACCACGACCTGCGGCACCGCATCACCGTGGTGGAGGCGCAGGGGAAGGCGCTGATCGAGCAGAAGGTGGAGCTGGAAGCGTATCTGCAAACCAAGGAGCAGGAGATGGGCaacctgagagcagagctgggcaagctcagagaaaagctgcagggTGAGGACAGCCAGGCCAGCCAAAATGGGGAGGAGGTAAAGGTAAGAGGCACCTTGAATCactttttaaacagcttttccttttggcagggctgtggcagcatgTTTGCTTCATTTTGTTTGTACACACCTAGCCCTTcctccaaaggaaaacaaaaccaattccTTGGAGAGTCTGGGTTTTCCAAAGACAAACAACCAACAGTAGCTTCAGCTTTGCCAGATCTGCAGATATTCAAGGCCAGATGGGTCACAGGGGTGCACGGGGGTGATGGTGGCAGATGAACCACAGTGGAACAGAAACTGGGCCAGAAGCTGTCCCAGAgtcagggcagagctctgcacaccTGGTCCCTGCAGTGCTTATGGCACTTTGGATCAGTCAGGAATAAGCTGGTTAAGTGCTACcaaacatataaatattttaaggcaCTTTTTAGAGGAACCAGCTTTGGCcttatttctgcttctgcttcctaTTAGAATTTGTGCAGTGAAGTGTTGTGAGCACAGATGTTCATGAAGAGCCAACattcctgctggcagagccaggtTCTTGCAGAACAGGCAGAGTGACAGTCTGCAaatggagctgggctgagatCAGAGCAGCACAAATGCAAACTGAGGGAAGCTTCCTGAGAAAAAGATGCACTGATCTATTGATCCCTTAGTCCTCTTTATGGTTCCTGGTATTTTCCTTTGTGTCTGTGACATTACTTTTTTATTCCTGAAGCAAATGTACTGTGTTTCCCTCTCCTAATGATAGCAGAGTAGCAAATGCAATAAGGGGTGTCATGATAAGAACTTAGAGGAGCTCTGTCCCCCAGAGCTGTTCAGCTGGATGCACTGCTAAGAGCCCCACAGTGTAAATGCCTGACAGACTGCAGCAGAGAGTGAAACATTCAGTGAAACATCCAGTGGAACACCCATTTACTGCCAACAGGCAGGAATTCACATCAAAAGCAGAGACAAGTGCTGATGGGGTACCTTGGTCCCCTGGGAATGTGACAGTCAGTTGTGTTAACATGTCACTGCTGACTTGGGCAAGCACTGTGTTCATCATGAAAAGGATTATTTCATTGCTGTTCATTCAGCCAGCACTCCCAGCTTTGGAAACGGGGCTGGGGAGCTCAGgcctggagccagcaggagTGAAAGTGTCCTCAGTGTCTGCACAGAAAGGATGCATTCTTCACCTCTCTCTAACTCATCAGTTCCATGGCAAAGGCTCCTCTTCTAATGAGAGCTGTCCCTACTCCCTCTGCCAGGACACTGCTTCCCCAGGAATTGCAGTGGCAAGCAGAAAGCTGGAATAGCTGCATGCTCCAGAATGGACATTGCTTGTTGGCCTCAGTCAAGGACATTTGcatccagcacaggcagctcagtCTTTGCTGGTTTGAGCCAAATCTAGCAAAAAGAGCTTCTTGGGGCAGAGATGTGGGACAAATATGCAACTAAAAGAAGAGACACCAGTTCAGACCCATACCTAGGGggtgaagaggaggaaaagtgTTTGAGTAATTTCCTTTGAACCTCTTGTTGGGTTGCATCAATCTTGATTCCTTGTAGTCTGTGCAAAGGAATGTGTTTGGATGAACAGGGTGATCAAACAGTGCCCAAGTGAGCATCACTCCATGTCTTCATCCCTGCAGGACAGGCACTAAAATTCACCTAAAATTCACCTAAAATTCACCTAAAATTCACCTTGCAGCAGCCTTAGCCAAGTTCAGCCTGAAACCACAGATCAGTGTACTGCAAAACTGTTTCACAAACACAGGAGCTTAGAAGAGGGTAGGGTCAGGATTACAAAAAGTGGACTGTGTAGGAATTTCAGTACTCAACTCCTCAAATTTCCAGCTTGTATCCCAGCAATCTGTCACAGCCACACAGGAGCTCTGAGACTCTGATCTCTGCATCCTCCCAGGAGGGTGAGTGGCTGACCTGGCTGCTCTGATTTCATGTGCTGGCCTCTAGCAGTCCTTGCAGAAAGCATCACATTTCAAATGGACTTTGCTACATTTCAAGTGTATTTTCCTGGAACAGAGTGTCCTGTGTTTATTTGAATTGTTATAACTCCTGCAGACCTCTTAAGGCTTGGAGCTGCTTTTCAGAATCTCGATTCCAGTTACCCAGAACCTTATGatttttcatcatttctgtGCAGCCACTGAGTGGAACAACTGCACAGGACCTGAGCAGAggtgtcctgtgtgctgtgcttaCACAGACCACGTTTTCACAAGCAGTTTGTGCCACAGAGTTCTGAGCAAGTGCTTGAGGTGACAGGAAGCAGCCCCACAGGCCTGGGAATCAAGACTTGTAGAGAGCAAATTGTGGCTTGTTGGGAGCCACAGAAACTGAGTGGTGGGAGATAAAATTCCTCCAAGCTTCCAGGGAACTCTtagaggaaaggaagagggaagggtACACGTGTATAAACTCCTCAGCTGCAATTTTCTGCCCCTCTGTAGCCAGATCTGGTGCTAACACCCTTcctgttttttaatgaaatctaAGGGGGGATAGAAACTTTAATCTCCACTTTATATGTTTACATTTTAAGAAGACATCTCTTTGTGGGAGGAGCTGGAAGGAACTGCATGACCTCTCAGTGTTTTTATAAAAAACTGATGTTTGATTTACTCCATTTGTTAAAAGTATGAATTCCTAAAACTGACTTACCAAAAGCTGGACATTTGAATTGGACAGCGAATTTAAAGCCAACATTTCACTCCCCAGGCAGAACCAAACAATGATGATTGTCTCTCTGAGTCAGAGAGGATGGCAATGGACTTAAAGGATCCCAATCGCCCAAGGTtcaccctgcaggagctccgGGATGTCCTGCACGAGAGGAATGAACTCAAATCCAGAGTGTTCTTGCTTCAAGAGGAGCTTTTATATTACAAAAGGTGGGTTACAtctcctgtcctgctggatGATAAACTCATAGGGAAGAAAATATTGAATGGAGACCCAGTTCTTGGTTGATAAAAAATCTTCAATTGATTTGAATGGGTTTTGAACAGATCTTTGCATTCCTTCATCAACAGTGCTATCTCAGATTGAATTGTGGATCTCAAAGTGCTTCCATGGCTTGGGAGGAGAACATtaattatcttttctttctttcaagtgaggaaatggaagaagaaactAGATCCCCACAGCCTACACCCATAATTCAGCCAAAACCCTCAACTCAGCCTGAATCTGGAATCAAACGACTGTAAGTAGCATATTTACTAAATATACTGGGTATG
Proteins encoded:
- the RILPL1 gene encoding RILP-like protein 1 isoform X1 → MDGGGVPPALEKNAAELTVMDVYDIASAVGQEFERVIDQHGCEAIARLMPKVVRVLEILEVLVSRNHINPEMEELRLELDRLRLERMDRIEKERKHQKELELVEDVWRGEAQDLLTQIAQLQEENKQLMTNLSHKDINFTEEEFQKHEGMSERERQVMKKLKEVVDKQRDEIRAKDRELGLKNEDVEALQQQQNRLMKINHDLRHRITVVEAQGKALIEQKVELEAYLQTKEQEMGNLRAELGKLREKLQGEDSQASQNGEEVKAEPNNDDCLSESERMAMDLKDPNRPRFTLQELRDVLHERNELKSRVFLLQEELLYYKSEEMEEETRSPQPTPIIQPKPSTQPESGIKRLFSFFSRDKKRMQAAQKNVHFQETFGEWSHSNRDDSYMEQGQEALQHL
- the RILPL1 gene encoding RILP-like protein 1 isoform X2 — encoded protein: MDGGGVPPALEKNAAELTVMDVYDIASAVGQEFERVIDQHGCEAIARLMPKVVRVLEILEVLVSRNHINPEMEELRLELDRLRLERMDRIEKERKHQKELELVEDVWRGEAQDLLTQIAQLQEENKQLMTNLSHKDINFTEEEFQKHEGMSERERQVMKKLKEVVDKQRDEIRAKDRELGLKNEDVEALQQQQNRLMKINHDLRHRITVVEAQGKALIEQKVELEAYLQTKEQEMGNLRAELGKLREKLQGEDSQASQNGEEVKAEPNNDDCLSESERMAMDLKDPNRPRFTLQELRDVLHERNELKSRVFLLQEELLYYKSEEMEEETRSPQPTPIIQPKPSTQPESGIKRLIFTAIMPMVAAGLIPDDPTLQPIRRLVSLV